From Desulfuromonas soudanensis, the proteins below share one genomic window:
- a CDS encoding HIT family protein: protein MKQLWAPWRLEYIVGDKDVPEEECVFCLAEAPDDDRRRLVLHRGQHAFVIMNKYPYTNGHLMVAPYRHTADPGGLSEAEALDMHRLLVLCRSVLQEQIAPEGFNVGMNLGRVAGAGIVDHLHLHIVPRWNGDTNFMPVFADVRVIPQHLEATFDHLAQGFSRRDP, encoded by the coding sequence ATGAAGCAACTCTGGGCGCCCTGGCGGCTCGAATATATCGTCGGCGACAAGGACGTGCCGGAAGAGGAATGTGTCTTCTGTCTGGCCGAAGCTCCCGATGACGACCGGAGGCGACTCGTATTGCACCGGGGCCAACATGCCTTTGTCATCATGAACAAGTATCCCTACACCAACGGACACCTGATGGTGGCTCCCTATCGTCACACGGCGGATCCCGGCGGATTGAGCGAGGCGGAGGCTCTGGACATGCATCGGCTCCTGGTGCTGTGCCGTTCGGTTCTCCAGGAGCAGATCGCCCCCGAAGGGTTTAATGTCGGGATGAATCTTGGCCGGGTCGCGGGTGCCGGCATCGTCGATCATCTGCATCTGCATATCGTCCCGCGCTGGAACGGCGACACCAACTTCATGCCGGTCTTTGCCGATGTGCGGGTCATCCCCCAACACCTCGAAGCGACATTCGATCATCTTGCTCAGGGGTTTTCCCGGAGGGACCCATGA
- a CDS encoding metallophosphoesterase family protein — MIKIGVLSDTHFAGIQESLPFLERLTTEYFDECEIILHAGDMVDPAILLAFGQRQVYAVQGNMDAAAPGIPLRRIVEVGGFRIGLIHGWGPPAGLEERVLKEFHGERIDGVVYGHSHHPLCVRREGILLFNPGSPTDRRRAPFHSVGILSAGASLEGRILRIDR; from the coding sequence ATGATAAAGATCGGAGTCCTTTCGGATACGCACTTTGCCGGAATTCAGGAGTCGCTCCCCTTTCTGGAGCGGTTGACGACCGAGTACTTTGACGAATGTGAAATTATTCTTCATGCCGGAGACATGGTCGATCCGGCGATTCTTCTCGCCTTTGGTCAGCGCCAGGTTTACGCCGTTCAGGGGAACATGGATGCTGCTGCCCCCGGCATACCCCTCAGAAGGATCGTCGAGGTCGGCGGATTTCGTATCGGCCTGATCCATGGCTGGGGGCCACCGGCCGGCCTGGAAGAGCGGGTGCTGAAAGAATTTCACGGCGAACGAATCGACGGAGTTGTTTATGGCCACAGCCATCATCCTCTCTGTGTTCGCAGGGAAGGGATACTCCTGTTCAATCCCGGCAGTCCCACCGACCGCCGTCGGGCGCCCTTTCATTCGGTGGGAATTCTCTCGGCGGGAGCTTCCCTCGAAGGACGGATTCTGCGCATCGATCGCTGA
- a CDS encoding NADP-dependent malic enzyme, with protein MSKRQDALDYHSSGRKGKIEVTTTKPCATSLDLSLAYSPGVAEPCLEIEKNPLMAYEYTAKGNLVAVVSNGTAVLGLGDIGALAGKPVMEGKGVLFKRFADVDVFDIELNTKDSDEIIRTVKLLEPTFGGINLEDIKGPECFYIEEELKKIMNIPVFHDDQHGTAIIANAGLLNALVLVDKKIEDIKIIVNGAGAAGIACANLARILGARPENMYLCDTKGVIFKGRTEGMNAYKERLANDTDARTLEDVMVGADVFFGVSAKGAVTKEMVASMAKDPIIFAMANPDPEITPDEAKAVRSDVIIGTGRSDYNNQINNVLCFPFLFRGALDTHASAINDEMKMAAVKALAALAKEDVPDSVRKAYSNVEIKFGREYLIPKPFDPRVLLHVAPAVAQAAMDSGVARRPIENMAKYLESLEALQGRSKEIMRGLINKAKSNPKRVVLPEGEEEKILRAAQVLIDEGIAIPILLGDKEEILAKIKELNLDLGNVQIIDPATSPKRGEYIDALFDMRQRKGITRAEGKRLIKKNRNYYGAMMLEKGDADALLSGIEHHYPDTIRPALEIIGKQEGLSKVHGMYMLVFKKDVVFCADTTVTIEPTAEELAETAILTAQKVRHFEVEPRVAMLSFSNFGSAEHPLTLKVKRATQLVKEWAPDLIIDGEVQANLALDPELMERQYPFSKLKGNANVLIFPDLQSGNISYKLLTRLGGAEAVGPILMGMKKPVHVLQRGDDVSDIVNMAAVAVVDAQMIEK; from the coding sequence ATGTCGAAACGTCAGGACGCCCTGGACTACCACAGTTCGGGCCGCAAAGGTAAGATTGAAGTCACCACCACCAAACCCTGCGCCACCAGCCTCGATCTTTCCCTGGCCTACAGCCCGGGAGTCGCCGAGCCCTGTCTGGAAATCGAGAAAAACCCCCTGATGGCCTATGAGTACACGGCCAAGGGGAACCTTGTCGCCGTTGTCTCCAACGGTACCGCAGTGCTCGGTCTCGGCGACATCGGCGCCCTGGCCGGCAAGCCGGTCATGGAGGGGAAAGGCGTTCTCTTCAAGCGTTTTGCCGATGTGGACGTCTTCGATATCGAACTCAACACCAAGGATTCCGACGAGATCATCCGCACCGTCAAGCTCCTCGAGCCGACCTTCGGCGGCATCAACCTCGAGGACATCAAGGGCCCCGAGTGTTTCTATATCGAAGAAGAGCTCAAAAAGATCATGAATATCCCCGTCTTCCACGACGACCAGCACGGTACGGCCATCATCGCCAACGCCGGCCTGCTCAACGCCCTGGTCCTGGTGGACAAGAAAATCGAGGACATCAAGATCATCGTCAACGGCGCCGGAGCCGCCGGCATCGCCTGCGCCAACCTCGCCAGGATTCTCGGTGCCCGACCGGAGAACATGTATCTCTGCGACACCAAAGGGGTCATCTTCAAAGGGCGCACCGAGGGGATGAATGCGTACAAGGAGCGCCTCGCCAACGACACCGACGCCCGCACCCTCGAGGATGTCATGGTCGGCGCCGACGTCTTTTTCGGCGTTTCGGCCAAGGGGGCGGTCACAAAGGAGATGGTCGCCTCGATGGCCAAGGATCCGATTATCTTCGCCATGGCCAACCCTGACCCGGAGATCACTCCCGACGAAGCCAAGGCGGTGCGCAGCGATGTCATCATCGGCACCGGACGCAGCGATTACAACAACCAGATCAACAACGTGCTCTGCTTCCCCTTCCTCTTCCGGGGAGCTCTCGATACCCACGCCAGCGCCATCAACGACGAGATGAAAATGGCCGCCGTCAAGGCTCTCGCCGCCCTGGCCAAAGAAGACGTTCCCGACTCGGTGCGCAAGGCCTACAGCAACGTCGAGATCAAGTTTGGCCGCGAATACCTGATCCCCAAACCCTTCGATCCCCGGGTGCTCCTCCACGTCGCCCCGGCCGTCGCTCAGGCGGCCATGGACAGCGGCGTCGCCCGGCGGCCCATCGAAAACATGGCCAAATATCTCGAATCCCTCGAAGCGCTCCAGGGTCGGTCCAAGGAGATCATGCGCGGCCTGATCAACAAGGCCAAGTCCAATCCCAAGCGGGTCGTCCTCCCCGAGGGGGAAGAGGAAAAAATCCTGCGCGCGGCCCAGGTCCTCATCGACGAAGGGATCGCCATTCCCATTCTCCTCGGAGACAAGGAAGAAATTCTCGCCAAGATCAAGGAACTTAACCTCGATCTCGGCAATGTGCAGATCATCGATCCGGCCACCAGCCCCAAGCGCGGTGAATACATCGATGCCCTCTTCGACATGCGTCAGCGCAAGGGGATTACCCGCGCGGAGGGGAAACGGCTCATCAAGAAAAATCGCAACTATTATGGCGCCATGATGCTGGAAAAAGGGGATGCCGACGCCCTCCTCTCCGGCATCGAACACCACTACCCGGACACCATCCGTCCCGCCCTGGAGATCATCGGCAAGCAGGAAGGGCTCTCCAAGGTCCACGGCATGTACATGCTGGTCTTTAAAAAGGACGTGGTCTTTTGCGCCGACACCACGGTGACCATCGAGCCGACGGCAGAAGAGCTGGCGGAAACGGCCATCCTCACCGCCCAGAAGGTGAGGCATTTCGAGGTGGAGCCGCGGGTGGCCATGCTCTCCTTCTCCAACTTCGGCAGCGCCGAACACCCCCTGACCCTCAAGGTCAAGCGGGCGACCCAGCTGGTCAAGGAATGGGCGCCGGACCTGATCATCGACGGCGAAGTCCAGGCCAACCTCGCTCTCGATCCCGAATTGATGGAAAGGCAGTATCCCTTTTCCAAGCTCAAGGGGAATGCCAACGTCCTGATCTTTCCCGACCTGCAGTCGGGGAACATCTCCTACAAGCTTCTGACCAGGCTCGGCGGTGCCGAAGCGGTCGGTCCGATCCTGATGGGAATGAAAAAACCGGTTCACGTCCTGCAGCGCGGCGACGATGTCTCTGATATCGTCAACATGGCCGCCGTTGCCGTGGTCGACGCCCAGATGATCGAAAAATAA
- the thrC gene encoding threonine synthase — protein MRYQSTRGQVRDITFKDAVMMGLADDGGLLLPEEIPRLTPGDLEVLEKLAYPELAFQIISRFATDIPSADLTELIHRSYASFSHPDITPLVHKNGVYILELFHGPTLAFKDVALQFLGNLFEYLLKERNEKMNILGATSGDTGSAAIYGVRGKENLNIFILHPHKKVSPIQELQMTTVTDANVFNLAITGTFDDGQRIVKEVFGDLQFKSLHALGAVNSINWARVLAQVVYYFYAWGEVRRQTGCREIYFSVPTGNFGDIFAGYIAKKMGLPIRRLILATNENNILARFVRKGDYSIGDVVQTPSPSMDIQLASNFERYLFYLYGGDAHRVVAAMESFSKNGSLRFDDAERKTVEEDFLALSVDTSQTLATIADFHEKTGYVLDPHTAVGVHAGQALCGGDFPVVCLATAHPAKFGDAVQQAIGCDPERPESLLGIEEKEKRCEIIAADTEAIKAFVALHAL, from the coding sequence ATGCGCTACCAAAGCACCCGCGGACAGGTTCGCGATATCACCTTCAAAGACGCCGTCATGATGGGCCTGGCAGACGACGGCGGGCTCCTCCTCCCTGAAGAGATCCCCCGATTGACCCCCGGCGACCTCGAAGTCCTGGAAAAGCTCGCCTATCCGGAACTCGCCTTCCAGATCATTTCCCGCTTCGCCACCGACATCCCCTCGGCCGACCTCACGGAACTCATCCATCGCTCCTACGCCTCCTTCTCCCACCCGGACATCACGCCGCTGGTCCACAAAAACGGCGTCTACATCCTCGAACTCTTTCACGGGCCGACTCTGGCTTTCAAGGACGTGGCCTTGCAATTCCTCGGCAACCTCTTTGAATACCTCCTCAAGGAGCGCAACGAGAAGATGAACATCCTCGGAGCAACTTCGGGGGACACCGGGAGCGCTGCCATCTACGGAGTCCGGGGGAAGGAAAATCTCAATATCTTTATCCTCCACCCGCACAAGAAGGTCTCGCCGATCCAGGAACTGCAGATGACCACGGTCACCGATGCCAACGTCTTCAATCTGGCCATCACCGGGACCTTCGATGACGGTCAACGGATCGTCAAGGAGGTCTTCGGCGACCTGCAATTTAAATCCCTCCATGCCCTGGGAGCCGTCAATTCCATCAACTGGGCCCGGGTCCTCGCCCAGGTCGTCTATTATTTCTACGCTTGGGGGGAGGTCCGGCGCCAGACCGGTTGCCGTGAGATCTATTTTTCGGTTCCCACCGGCAACTTCGGCGACATCTTCGCCGGCTACATCGCCAAGAAAATGGGGCTGCCGATCCGCCGCCTGATTCTGGCGACCAATGAGAACAACATCCTGGCCCGTTTCGTCCGCAAGGGCGACTACTCCATCGGCGACGTCGTCCAGACCCCCTCCCCCTCCATGGACATCCAGCTTGCCAGCAACTTCGAGCGCTACCTCTTCTACCTCTATGGCGGCGATGCACATCGCGTCGTCGCAGCGATGGAGAGTTTTAGCAAAAACGGCAGCCTCAGATTCGATGACGCCGAGCGAAAAACGGTGGAGGAGGATTTCCTGGCTCTCTCCGTCGACACCTCACAGACCCTGGCGACCATTGCCGATTTCCATGAAAAAACCGGCTACGTCCTCGATCCCCACACCGCCGTCGGGGTTCACGCCGGACAGGCGCTCTGCGGTGGAGATTTTCCCGTCGTCTGCCTGGCCACCGCCCACCCGGCCAAATTCGGCGACGCCGTGCAGCAGGCGATCGGCTGCGACCCCGAACGCCCCGAGTCCCTCCTGGGGATCGAAGAGAAGGAAAAACGCTGCGAGATCATCGCCGCCGATACAGAAGCCATCAAGGCTTTCGTCGCCCTACACGCCCTCTGA
- the glnA gene encoding type I glutamate--ammonia ligase gives MTAREVVVFAAENNCQMVDYKFLDFVGVWQHFSTPMSEFSEETFEEGIGFDGSSIRGWQPIHNSDMLLIPDPTTAKIDPFIKISTLSLICDVIDPITREGYSRDPRFIAKKAEAYLCSTGIADTANFGPEPEFFIFDDVRFNSTSNESFYSLDSVEGAWNTGREEFPNLGYKPRHKEGYFPCAPTDSFVDLRNEMVQVLQSVGMRIEASHHEVATGGQNEIDMRFDSLLHMGDTLQWFKYIVKNVAFRNGKTVTFMPKPLFGDNGSGMHCHQSLWKDGVNLFAGDGYGGLSKMAMYYIGGIMKHAKALCAFTNPSTNSYKRLVPGYEAPVNLAYSNRNRSASLRIPVTSNPKSKRIEYRTPDPSCNGYLAFAAQLMAGLDGIENKIDPGQPLDKDIYGLSPEELKDIPSVAGSLLEALQCLKADHAFLLKGDVFTEDVIEKWIEYKMEAEVDPVRMRPVPLEFQLYYDC, from the coding sequence ATGACAGCAAGAGAAGTCGTAGTTTTTGCCGCGGAAAACAATTGCCAGATGGTTGACTACAAATTCCTCGATTTCGTCGGGGTGTGGCAGCACTTTTCCACTCCCATGAGCGAATTCAGCGAGGAGACTTTCGAGGAAGGGATCGGCTTCGACGGCTCCTCGATTCGCGGCTGGCAGCCGATTCACAACAGCGACATGCTGCTGATTCCCGACCCGACCACCGCCAAGATCGATCCCTTCATCAAGATATCGACCCTGAGCCTGATCTGCGACGTCATCGACCCCATCACCCGCGAAGGATACAGTCGCGACCCCCGCTTCATCGCCAAGAAGGCCGAAGCCTACCTCTGCTCCACCGGGATCGCCGACACCGCCAACTTCGGACCCGAGCCCGAATTCTTCATCTTTGACGATGTCCGCTTCAACTCCACCTCCAACGAGTCCTTCTACAGCCTCGACTCCGTCGAGGGGGCCTGGAACACCGGGCGCGAGGAGTTCCCCAACCTCGGCTACAAGCCCCGCCACAAGGAAGGGTATTTCCCCTGCGCTCCCACCGACTCCTTCGTTGACCTGCGCAATGAGATGGTGCAGGTGCTGCAGAGCGTCGGCATGCGCATCGAGGCCTCTCACCATGAGGTGGCCACCGGCGGACAGAACGAGATCGACATGCGCTTCGACTCGCTGCTGCACATGGGCGACACCCTGCAGTGGTTCAAGTACATCGTCAAGAACGTCGCCTTCCGCAACGGCAAGACGGTCACCTTCATGCCCAAGCCGCTCTTCGGCGACAACGGTTCCGGGATGCATTGTCACCAGTCCCTGTGGAAAGACGGCGTCAACCTCTTCGCCGGCGACGGCTACGGCGGCCTCTCCAAAATGGCCATGTACTATATCGGCGGGATCATGAAGCACGCCAAGGCCCTCTGCGCCTTCACCAACCCCAGCACCAACTCCTACAAGCGGCTGGTCCCCGGTTACGAGGCTCCGGTCAATCTGGCCTACTCCAACCGCAACCGCTCAGCCTCCCTGCGGATTCCCGTGACCAGCAATCCCAAATCGAAACGAATCGAGTACCGCACTCCCGACCCGAGCTGCAACGGCTACCTCGCTTTTGCCGCTCAGCTGATGGCCGGTCTCGACGGCATCGAGAACAAGATCGATCCGGGCCAGCCCCTCGACAAGGACATCTATGGCCTCTCTCCCGAGGAGCTCAAGGACATCCCGTCCGTCGCCGGGTCCCTGCTTGAGGCCCTTCAGTGCCTTAAGGCCGACCATGCTTTCCTCCTCAAGGGCGATGTCTTCACCGAGGACGTCATCGAAAAGTGGATCGAGTACAAGATGGAAGCCGAAGTCGATCCGGTCCGCATGCGTCCCGTTCCCCTCGAGTTCCAGCTCTACTACGACTGCTGA
- a CDS encoding P-II family nitrogen regulator, whose product MRKVEAIIKPFKLDEVKESLNEIGIQGITVSEVKGFGRQKGHTELYRGAEYVVDFIPKIKMEIIVRDDMVTKVVETIAEAARTGRIGDGKIFVTPVDEVLRIRTGERGDDAL is encoded by the coding sequence ATGAGGAAAGTTGAGGCCATAATCAAACCCTTCAAGCTGGACGAGGTCAAGGAGTCCTTGAATGAAATCGGCATTCAGGGGATCACCGTCAGCGAGGTGAAGGGTTTCGGCCGCCAGAAGGGACATACCGAACTCTACCGCGGAGCGGAGTACGTGGTCGATTTTATCCCGAAAATCAAGATGGAAATCATCGTCCGCGACGACATGGTCACCAAGGTGGTGGAGACGATCGCCGAAGCGGCCAGGACCGGACGCATTGGCGACGGTAAGATCTTCGTCACCCCGGTGGATGAGGTGTTGAGGATCCGCACAGGCGAACGCGGCGACGATGCCCTGTAG
- a CDS encoding aldehyde dehydrogenase family protein — translation MTAKLKNLIGGKWLAPLSGEYGESLNPADLSEVVARYPRSGKEDIDLAVAAAREAAPLWSQLPAPRRGEILYRAAEILLSRKEELGKVVTREMGKVLSEGLGDIQEAIDFAYYMAGEGRRLVGETVPSELRDKDCKSIRVPHGVFALITPWNFPVAIPAWKIFAALICGNTVVFKPSSDAPLCAQRLVEILQQAGLPAGVLNLVMGAGDAVGEVLAGHPGVDGVSFTGSSPVGERLERLAAELHRPLAAEMGGKNAILVMDDADLSLAVEGVLWGGFGTTGQRCTASSRVVVHQGVHDRFVEKLVAATRSLRLGPGLETLTQVGPLINERGVTKVLNYIRIGQDEGAHLHCGGERVSTKALARGCFVEPTIFSSVTPAMRIAREEIFGPVVAVLSCSSYEEGVDIVNASRFGLSSAIYTRDVNRAARAERDLDSGLVYINASTIGAEIQLPFGGFRHSGSGRPEAGGRMGALDFYSRIKTIYRDFSGRLQKAQISDGS, via the coding sequence ATGACGGCAAAATTGAAGAATCTCATCGGTGGCAAGTGGCTCGCTCCCTTGTCCGGGGAATATGGAGAAAGCCTCAACCCGGCCGATCTCTCCGAAGTCGTGGCCCGCTATCCCCGATCCGGGAAGGAGGACATTGACCTGGCGGTCGCTGCTGCCAGGGAGGCCGCTCCCTTATGGTCTCAACTTCCGGCGCCGCGCCGCGGAGAAATTCTCTATCGGGCCGCCGAAATTCTCCTGTCACGGAAGGAAGAACTGGGAAAAGTCGTCACCCGCGAGATGGGGAAGGTTCTCTCCGAAGGGCTGGGGGATATTCAGGAGGCGATCGATTTTGCCTACTACATGGCCGGAGAAGGGCGTCGCCTGGTCGGCGAGACGGTCCCTTCGGAACTCAGGGACAAGGACTGCAAGTCGATTCGCGTCCCTCACGGCGTCTTCGCCCTGATTACCCCCTGGAACTTCCCCGTGGCCATTCCGGCCTGGAAAATCTTTGCCGCCCTGATCTGCGGCAATACCGTCGTTTTCAAGCCGTCTTCCGACGCGCCTCTGTGCGCCCAGCGTCTGGTGGAAATTCTGCAACAGGCCGGACTCCCGGCCGGGGTCCTCAATCTGGTGATGGGGGCCGGGGACGCCGTTGGTGAGGTTTTGGCCGGACATCCCGGTGTCGACGGCGTCTCCTTTACCGGCTCCTCCCCGGTCGGGGAGCGCCTTGAACGTCTGGCTGCGGAATTGCATCGCCCCCTGGCCGCGGAGATGGGCGGCAAGAACGCCATTCTGGTCATGGACGATGCCGATCTCTCCCTTGCGGTGGAAGGGGTACTGTGGGGAGGTTTTGGAACCACGGGGCAGCGCTGCACCGCGTCCAGTCGTGTGGTGGTTCACCAGGGCGTCCACGACCGCTTTGTCGAGAAACTCGTGGCGGCGACGCGATCCCTTCGACTCGGACCGGGGCTCGAAACGCTGACTCAGGTCGGGCCGCTGATCAACGAACGCGGTGTGACCAAGGTGCTCAACTATATCCGCATCGGCCAGGATGAAGGGGCCCACCTGCATTGCGGCGGCGAACGCGTATCCACCAAAGCTCTTGCCAGGGGGTGTTTTGTCGAGCCGACGATCTTCTCCTCCGTGACCCCCGCCATGCGCATCGCCAGGGAGGAGATCTTCGGACCGGTGGTGGCAGTTCTTTCCTGCTCTTCCTACGAGGAAGGAGTGGACATCGTCAACGCCAGTCGCTTCGGACTCTCTTCGGCCATCTATACCCGGGATGTCAACCGCGCCGCCAGGGCGGAGCGGGATCTCGACAGCGGCCTGGTCTATATCAACGCCAGCACCATCGGTGCGGAAATCCAGCTCCCCTTCGGAGGGTTCCGTCATTCCGGTTCAGGCCGTCCCGAAGCGGGGGGGCGGATGGGAGCTCTCGACTTTTATTCACGGATCAAAACTATATATCGGGATTTCAGCGGCCGGCTGCAAAAGGCCCAGATAAGCGACGGCAGTTGA
- a CDS encoding sigma-54-dependent transcriptional regulator: MAETLRSILLVDADHHAREGLAVMLRKEVGCLVLEAASTVEAEEIIQREDISVLMTDLFLPQKSGIDLLKKVHAANAEIVTFAAVPFNDREKINEVLKLGVFFYIHAPYDFDEAIIALARGLTYHDLLIHKEVRGHKIRKTEGFNGIIGNSGKMQNLFNLIEKVAEDDISTVLIQGASGTGKELVARAIHATSPRRGKNFVPVNCAAIPEELLESELFGYVKGAFTGANQSKMGRVQYADGGTLFLDEIGDMKPSLQAKLLRVLQEKEYEPVGGVKPVPVDIRIVAATHRDLEKAVADGVFREDLYYRLSVVPLNIPPLCDRRDDIPLLIEKFVQVFNRNKKNPLLGFDQGAMKALIDYPWPGNVRELENLVQRMVILCSGKLVSAAELPEKYAPGILRPHLEAVSIAPLGSLIPESVLDGTVDFKVLVGEYEDRLIHQAMTKTGGNKKEAARLLNLKRTTLIEKIKKKSGEDLETD, encoded by the coding sequence ATGGCGGAAACACTACGCAGCATACTGTTGGTTGACGCTGACCATCACGCCAGGGAAGGGCTGGCGGTGATGCTTCGGAAGGAAGTCGGGTGCCTGGTGCTGGAGGCAGCGAGTACCGTCGAGGCCGAGGAAATCATTCAGAGGGAAGATATTTCCGTTCTGATGACCGATCTCTTTCTGCCGCAGAAAAGCGGTATCGATCTGCTGAAAAAGGTTCATGCCGCCAATGCCGAAATCGTCACCTTCGCGGCGGTTCCCTTTAATGACCGGGAAAAAATCAACGAAGTCCTGAAGCTTGGCGTCTTCTTCTATATCCATGCCCCCTACGATTTCGATGAGGCGATCATCGCCCTCGCCCGAGGCTTGACCTATCATGACCTCCTGATTCACAAGGAGGTCCGCGGCCACAAGATTCGCAAGACCGAAGGATTCAACGGCATCATCGGTAACTCCGGAAAGATGCAGAACCTTTTCAACCTCATCGAAAAGGTGGCCGAGGACGACATCAGCACCGTCCTGATTCAGGGAGCCAGCGGCACCGGCAAGGAGTTGGTCGCCCGGGCGATTCACGCCACCAGTCCCCGGCGGGGAAAGAACTTCGTGCCGGTCAACTGCGCCGCCATACCCGAGGAGCTCCTCGAAAGCGAGCTCTTCGGCTACGTCAAGGGGGCCTTTACCGGCGCCAACCAGTCGAAGATGGGACGCGTGCAGTACGCCGACGGCGGCACTCTGTTCCTCGACGAAATCGGCGACATGAAACCTTCCCTCCAGGCAAAACTCCTGCGGGTCTTGCAGGAGAAGGAGTATGAGCCGGTCGGCGGAGTGAAGCCGGTCCCCGTCGACATCCGCATCGTCGCCGCGACCCACCGCGACCTGGAGAAGGCCGTTGCCGACGGGGTTTTTCGTGAGGATCTCTACTACCGCCTCAGTGTCGTCCCCCTGAACATCCCCCCTCTCTGCGACCGTCGGGACGATATCCCCCTGTTGATCGAAAAGTTTGTCCAGGTTTTTAACCGCAACAAGAAAAACCCCCTCCTCGGTTTCGACCAGGGGGCGATGAAGGCTCTCATCGACTACCCCTGGCCGGGAAACGTCAGGGAACTGGAGAATCTTGTTCAGCGCATGGTGATTCTGTGCAGCGGCAAGCTGGTGTCCGCGGCCGAACTTCCGGAAAAGTATGCTCCCGGCATCCTTCGCCCCCATCTGGAAGCCGTCTCCATTGCACCCCTCGGCTCCCTGATTCCTGAATCGGTCCTCGATGGAACCGTTGACTTCAAGGTGCTGGTGGGCGAATACGAGGACCGGTTGATTCACCAGGCCATGACCAAAACTGGCGGCAACAAGAAAGAGGCCGCCAGGCTCCTCAATCTCAAGCGGACCACCCTGATCGAAAAAATCAAAAAGAAGTCCGGTGAGGACCTCGAAACGGACTGA